CCACCTCGGGGCTGTCGGGCCCGCCGAGGCTCAGGTTGACGATGTCGGCGCCCTGGGCGACCGCCCACTCCATACCGGCCAGGATGCCGGAGTCCTCGCCGTAGCCCTCGTCGTCCAGCACCTTGCCCGAGAGCAGCTTGGCGTCCGGGGCCACGCCCTTGAGCGTGCCGCCCGACTTCGCACCGGTGCCCGCGGCGATCGAGGCGACATGCGTCCCGTGGCCGACCCGGTCCTTCGTGTCCTTCGCGGCGCTGAAGTTCTTCTCCGCGAGGATCTGGCCCTTGAGGTCCGGGTGGGTGGAGTCCGTCCCGGTGTCCAGGACCGCGATCGTGACGCCCTTGCCGGTGAACCCTGCCTTCCAGGCCGCAGGCACGCCGATCTGCGGGACGCTCTTGTCGAGGCTCGCCTTCCGCACGCCGTCCAGCCAGACCCGGTCGATGCCGGCGGCGGTGGTCACCCGGTCGCCCCCGGCGCGACGCTCGGTGAGCGCCTTCCAAATCTCCGGCGCGTCGGTCGTCGGCGTCGTCACCGACTCGGCGTTCAGCGACGTCAGGCTCCGGCCGACCTCGGTGGAGCCCGCGTCGCGGACCTGCGCCTTCGCGGCCGCGGCCTGCTTGCCCCGGTAGCCGACGATCAGCTTCAGACCGTCCCGCTGGGCCCGGAGGTTCTCCGGACGGCTCAGCTCGGTGACGTCGAACAGCCGCCGGTCGAGCTTGCCGGAGACGATCAGCCGGTGGGCGTCGGCCGGAAGGACGAGGGTGTGCCCCTTGTCGCTCATCCGCTGGACCGGGATGTGCTCCCGGCCCTTCGCGGGCCGGAAGGCGACCGGCTTGCCCTCGGCGTCCACGGTGACCCGGTCGCCGGTGACCAGGGTCAGCTGACGCGTCTCCCGGTCCTGGTCCTGCGCCCGGGTGCCGGCCGGCCCCTTCGGGGCCGGCTGGGCGACGGCGGGGCTGACCATTCCCGCCGCCAGCGCCACTGCGGCCGCCGTGGCGACCGCGGATATGCACGCGTTTCTCACGTGTCTGCGCAACTCTCCCCCTGGAGAACTCGATGGTTCCTCAACCCGTCGGCCCGCAGATACGCAGAAAGGACGGCTGCGGCCGTCGGTTCACCCAGCTAGAGGGGACACCGGGGAGACGGGTTCACAGGAGGGACACAAGAGGTCGTGAGTTGACGCGAAAAGGCTCCTCCGCGGCGCAAAGGCACTCCGGGGCCGATGATTTTCGCCCGCCGGTCCGGTCTGCCTGGTGTGGATGCCGAAAATCCGATCCCCCTGACCGTGACCGGCCGGGTCAGCCGTGCCGCCGTCCCCGACCTCTGCGCGGAGCTGGAGCGCGCCCTCGCCGGTCCCCGCGGCGCCGCCCTCACCCCGGGTGCGGCGGTGGACTGCGATGTGGGCGGGGTGATCCGGCCGGATCTGACCGCCGTCGAAGCGGTGGCCCGGCTGGGGCTGGTCGCCCGCCGGGCCGGGCACACCCTGCGGCTGCGCCGCGTGCCCCCCGAACTCCGGGCGCTGCTGGACCTGGTGGGGCTGGCCGATGTGGTGGCCCTGGAGGAGGGCCCGGAGGAACGCGTGCCGGGGCCGTCCTGAGGTGTGCGTACGCGGGCGGGTAGGTGCGAGCCGCACCTACCCGCCTACGAGAACGGCCTAGCTGTATTGACCCGCAGGGTTGTTGACACGGGTGATGGGTGGGTGGCCGCCGAGTGCGGTGTGGCTGCGGTGGTGGTTGTAGGTGTGGAGGAAGTCTGCCAGGGCATGGGTGCGTTCGGTGTTGGTGGTGTAGGGCCGTTGGTAGGCCCATTCGTCGGCGAGGGTGCGGTTGAAGCGTTCGACTTTGCCGTTGGTCTGGGGCCGGTAAGGGCGGGTGAGTTTGCCGGTCGCGCCGATGTCGGCCAGGGCTTGCTTCCAGACCAGGCCCTTGCGGTAGGCCCACGCGTTGTCCGTCAGAACGCGCTCGATCCGGGTGATGCCCAGGTCGGCGAAGAACGCGGCGGCCCGGGTCAGGAAGGCTGCGCAGGTCGCGACTTTCTCGTCGGGGTGGATCTCGCTGTAGGCGAGGCGGGAGTGGTCGTCGAGGGCGGAGTGGATGTAGTCGAAGCCGACGTTGCTGCGGGTGGCGCGGCCGGCCTGGCGGCCCAGGGTCCTGTGGCCGCCGCCGTCGGGGATCCGGCCGAGCTTCTTCACGTCGACGTGGATCAGCTCGCCGGGTCGCTCACGTTCGTAGCGGCGGATCACGATGCCGGTCGGGCGGTCGAGCCAGGCCAGCCGGTTGAGCCGGTGGCGGGTGAGGACACGGTGCACGGTCGAGGCGGGCAGTCCAAGGATCGGGCCGATCCGCGCAGGTCCGAGCTTTCGGGTTCGCCGCAGATCGCAGACGCGATCTTCCACGGCGGCCGGTGTCCGGTGCGGTGTCCTGCAGGGCCTGCTGGACCGGTCGACAAGACCCGCGTCGCCCTCGCTCTTCCAGCGGCGGACCCATTTGTGAGCCGTGGGCCTCGATATGCCCATCTCGGCAGCCACATGCGCGACCGGACGGCCCGCCAGGACACGTGCGACCAGGATCCGCCTGCCGTGAACGGTCAGGCGGGCATTACGGTGTGACACGAAGACCTCCGTGTGCGATGCGGCGTAGACACCCCCACCACACCGGAGGTCTTCATCATGATCAAGACCTGCCCAGCGTTAACAACGCTCGTGGTCAATACACCTAGCCCCTACGCGTCCGCCGGGAGCCGATCCGGCAGACCGAACAGCGGGAACCAGCGCGGGACGTCCAGGAAGCAGTGCATCCC
This sequence is a window from Streptomyces parvus. Protein-coding genes within it:
- a CDS encoding IS481 family transposase, which produces MSHRNARLTVHGRRILVARVLAGRPVAHVAAEMGISRPTAHKWVRRWKSEGDAGLVDRSSRPCRTPHRTPAAVEDRVCDLRRTRKLGPARIGPILGLPASTVHRVLTRHRLNRLAWLDRPTGIVIRRYERERPGELIHVDVKKLGRIPDGGGHRTLGRQAGRATRSNVGFDYIHSALDDHSRLAYSEIHPDEKVATCAAFLTRAAAFFADLGITRIERVLTDNAWAYRKGLVWKQALADIGATGKLTRPYRPQTNGKVERFNRTLADEWAYQRPYTTNTERTHALADFLHTYNHHRSHTALGGHPPITRVNNPAGQYS
- a CDS encoding STAS domain-containing protein, with the translated sequence MIFARRSGLPGVDAENPIPLTVTGRVSRAAVPDLCAELERALAGPRGAALTPGAAVDCDVGGVIRPDLTAVEAVARLGLVARRAGHTLRLRRVPPELRALLDLVGLADVVALEEGPEERVPGPS